A single Candidatus Thalassolituus haligoni DNA region contains:
- a CDS encoding chemotaxis protein CheB translates to MILPRVGIIADDRLQQHMLQAAMAHFGFEVIVSADPSRMELIRGRGLSLDVWLIDINRDNDDELSDWLDELIHGPIPVLVGFEKAPPRGSTTLPRWQKRLYQKLKEIVPGKPLAGESAASLERLSAPVSAQPSRILLPKIFANLALTGKPADEIWVLGASLGGPGAVKNFLDALPAGLPVAFVYAQHIDCRFEETLSATIGRHSELKLCLFQEGRQLTHGDVLVAPITDEFGFEAEGRLVSTHHDWPGPYGPSIDQVILNVHRYFQARTGIILFSGMGNDGSEALTALPERQLPIWVQTPATCANASMPESALATGLVTFHGTPFQLANQLVNRLKNHWMNTHEPDTCQH, encoded by the coding sequence GTGATATTGCCTCGGGTTGGCATTATCGCTGACGACCGCCTGCAGCAGCATATGTTGCAGGCGGCCATGGCACATTTTGGCTTTGAAGTAATCGTCAGTGCTGACCCGTCGCGCATGGAGTTGATTCGGGGTCGTGGCTTGTCGCTGGATGTCTGGCTGATCGATATCAATCGTGATAATGATGATGAGCTGTCAGACTGGCTGGATGAACTGATACATGGCCCGATCCCGGTGCTGGTGGGGTTTGAAAAAGCGCCTCCTCGGGGTAGTACAACATTGCCACGCTGGCAAAAACGCCTGTACCAGAAGTTAAAGGAGATTGTGCCAGGAAAGCCGCTGGCGGGTGAAAGTGCCGCCAGCCTGGAACGCCTTTCTGCTCCGGTTAGCGCTCAACCTAGCCGCATCCTGCTGCCGAAAATCTTCGCAAACTTGGCATTGACCGGCAAACCGGCAGACGAAATCTGGGTTTTGGGCGCGTCTTTGGGTGGCCCCGGTGCCGTCAAAAACTTTCTTGATGCTCTGCCTGCCGGACTGCCCGTTGCTTTTGTCTATGCCCAACATATTGATTGCCGCTTTGAAGAAACACTGTCTGCGACCATTGGCCGCCACTCTGAGCTCAAGTTATGTCTGTTTCAGGAAGGCCGTCAATTGACTCATGGGGATGTGCTGGTTGCTCCGATTACCGATGAATTTGGTTTTGAAGCTGAAGGCCGGTTAGTATCGACACATCATGACTGGCCAGGCCCGTACGGTCCATCGATTGATCAGGTCATATTAAACGTGCACCGGTATTTTCAGGCTCGGACGGGTATTATCCTGTTCAGCGGCATGGGTAATGATGGCTCGGAAGCACTGACGGCTTTACCTGAAAGGCAACTGCCGATCTGGGTGCAAACCCCGGCGACCTGTGCCAATGCATCAATGCCTGAAAGTGCGCTCGCTACAGGCCTGGTCACTTTTCATGGCACCCCGTTCCAGCTGGCTAACCAGCTGGTGAATAGACTCAAGAATCACTGGATGAACACCCATGAGCCAGACACCTGCCAGCATTGA
- the waaC gene encoding lipopolysaccharide heptosyltransferase I — MTRILIVKMSALGDILHTLPAVTDALKHDLSLQIDWLCEEPFADIARLHPGLHQVIPHGRLRWKKRRLAFVTLKEQWQFYRGLRRNQYDLVIDAQGRIKSARVGWLSGAPVFGPDEQSATDAETRHVYRQGYPITEVNAIERTRELFGKVLGYQPQGEPDFGIQTSRLASCQASWHDQLIFFHGTTWDSKHWPERQWCELLQLARQAGQKVLLPWGNDTEKQRAEHLVASSGWGEVLPHMSLWDLSGVIARCKGAVGVDTGLMHVAAGIGIPTVAIFGSTSVALTGAMGSRVVNFQADFECSPCRQKICLMLLDDIPPCYSTISATKVWSELLILAEKRV; from the coding sequence ATGACCCGAATTCTAATTGTAAAAATGTCTGCACTAGGCGACATTTTGCACACACTGCCTGCCGTCACTGATGCCTTGAAACACGACCTATCGTTACAGATCGACTGGTTATGTGAAGAGCCATTTGCTGACATTGCCCGATTACACCCTGGCTTACATCAGGTTATCCCTCACGGCCGTTTACGCTGGAAAAAGCGGCGTCTGGCCTTCGTCACCTTGAAAGAGCAGTGGCAATTCTATCGCGGCTTGCGTCGTAATCAGTACGATCTGGTTATCGATGCCCAGGGACGTATCAAATCTGCCCGGGTGGGCTGGTTATCCGGAGCGCCGGTCTTTGGCCCCGACGAACAGTCCGCGACGGATGCCGAGACCCGGCATGTCTATCGCCAGGGCTATCCGATTACCGAAGTCAACGCAATTGAAAGAACGCGAGAATTATTCGGCAAGGTGTTGGGTTATCAACCGCAAGGCGAACCGGACTTCGGTATTCAAACCAGTCGTCTGGCTAGCTGTCAGGCATCCTGGCACGATCAATTGATATTTTTCCACGGCACGACCTGGGACTCCAAACATTGGCCTGAGCGTCAGTGGTGTGAATTATTGCAATTGGCCCGGCAGGCGGGGCAGAAAGTGTTGCTACCATGGGGTAATGACACCGAAAAACAACGAGCCGAGCATCTGGTCGCAAGTTCGGGATGGGGAGAAGTTCTGCCACACATGAGTCTCTGGGATTTGAGTGGCGTGATCGCTCGCTGCAAAGGCGCTGTTGGGGTCGATACCGGCCTGATGCACGTTGCCGCTGGAATCGGTATCCCTACTGTCGCTATTTTTGGCAGTACCAGTGTTGCGCTGACTGGAGCGATGGGCAGCCGGGTGGTGAATTTTCAGGCTGATTTTGAGTGTTCACCTTGCCGGCAGAAAATTTGTTTAATGCTGTTGGATGACATACCTCCTTGTTACAGCACTATTTCGGCAACAAAAGTCTGGAGTGAGTTATTGATTCTGGCGGAGAAGCGGGTTTGA
- a CDS encoding Hpt domain-containing protein produces MSQDYIALEWVKGEIQETLQQAQQSLEAYGENPQDNSRLKFCFSYLHQVHGTLQMVEFYGAALLAEEMEAVAAALADGQLRNERDGLEVLMQAIIQLPHYLDHIQVGRRDLPVVLLPILNELRSARGENLLSETALFSPRMQRRAVLTPAQLARFTNADFQQWIRKVRQMLQAATSQLLQNKKPEVAKEYLLKVFSRLHNALGHTPFGVVWQPAMAFSEWLIGQQHMPASAKMLLRELDHMLKNLIADGERVLNQAASDELVKNLLFYVARTSVQGDAIAAVQEAFQLDAALPTEDEIQRERDALSGPDRDTVGQVLTALAEEITAIKDKLDFAMRDGSGSVESLQLVLPAAKQVSDTMGMLGLGAPRLVIQEQLSVLEEMQQCGALDNTRLFDVAGALLFVEATLSGMIREGNLEDSGETGALTDAQKAVLREARNVLEQVKDAIIAYVGNQWNTNELRDVPGLLHSIAGSLRMVPLPDVAEILHVAAPFVEHLIESGARSDWTTLDSFADVLSGVEYFIERYTDNPHSSGDDILQRVWVSLESITGVRAAAVVEADAEKARLAETAPSALPDESAPFEESAVLAATDANTVEPEPEPEPEPEPEPEPEPEPEPEPEPEPEPEPEPEPEPEPEPEPEPEPELQITSAPEADKDDLTASTSLNDTEDADVVNDVGMKSTPAAVVGVELGTAAKRSLLPPAPVSVADLIVNDVDDLIDDEIIEIFLEEAEEVTETLKEYWPQYKRDISDAEALTTVRRAFHTLKGSGRMVQALIIGELAWSIENMFNRVIDKTISTSDNLIDIVEHVMSVLPALIDDFRQRGGPSIDTQPLMDYAYALAAGMAVPDLAEVLGTTSTTVEQLSDVGHEPDDDSALLEVFVQEANGHLDTVNEFIAESRLHHFENPLGDRVQRALHTLKGSAHMAGISAIANLAAPLERLFKELRAYQVSNSELLVDLITAGTALIATALQNKAGLHRNLTEEEQGYLHRIEDVEKSLLAALLLDDGAIIKTPNPQAISQFLANGMDSLLEADLLLRKWQQTGDFGVLDALCNDLVEVADGADQAEQPRIHELATGLHGFYQQASKAGAETQAAEQNNWAELAMEGQEQLLNMMDCLAAGQVLERPIILDRILGVTHLLEAWLTDAAGAEGDGDNAPFGEAPVLSEGDIPSADAIPVLSVTAAFEADTDTVENEAVDAVPPAPFEWDVVETEIDFQAEEEKSDAVEDSRIIADVSDEIEIQLPESDVSNVADLEIEFVLDEPDVAEDITAVVNADDTKEAGFEVEWVSTDAASREEPADEELPLLSAEPFVPQRLDVDGPEVDFSDLGSAFELDDPVREEHREAFDNPETTDTKDLVETPEAEDSLSLPDVSDSAAEWQLPPENLAVEHELQKSIESLGESYPEQDLETLLSSVPVVDDTFAELLSNNDIVDDEQFELEAPIDLPEVEEPATDHDHGLLQGSADGNDGNNDGHIVAEHDLRQLDDSITIPESESTVTSPLTAAAPEWIVEDVPPAMLVDDGSEEILEIFLEEAEEIIESVDRVLGDWRTAPDNLVNVAHLQRDLHTLKGGARMAEQAEVAELCHDLETLYERINNGRLGVEPGLFTLLQAAHDDLGGQLDSIRHAQVPRSADSILLSLKAYMQGEVVHDPNASDVTEAGALEDLDDSAVAVDLVKSESLDESDREILEIFLDEAAELYEALDQAVQEWEKTPTNMEPANEAQRVLHTFKGGARLAGLVAIGDQAHEFESRILRVQQGYLNADPEFFKSAYQEQDALARQIERIGTMLQSGEMVLLGDTSVESAPLDQWSDNPSVEKWFANPELDDAEADEADQKSVSAAVKAEDDDPGIEEHPAPESAPVPVPVPVASASAEPTASNVVPLRTTMAPVTAAAVPASVAEAAQQVAARRAPQELVKVSADLLDDLVNLAGETSIGRGRLEQQVTDFSHTLEEMEGTLDRLRDQLRRLDIETEAQVLFRQERHGPEYEDFDPLEMDRYSTIQQLSRALIESASDLLDIKDTLSNKTRDAETLLLQQSRVNTELQEGLMKTRMVPFQRLVPRLRRIVRQVSLELDKQVEFRVLNAEGELDRTILERMISPLEHMVRNAVDHGIESLEDRRVAGKPDIGTIDLAVSREGSDVVLTLRDDGKGINREAVRAKAIERGLLAQDARVSDHDLLQFILQAGFSTAKNVTQISGRGVGLDVVSTEIKQMGGTVEILSEEGAGTRFVVRLPFTVSVNRALMVRIGDDLYAIPLNNIQGIVRASGNELQGYYQLPSQDRQYQYSGQDYRLEYLGVMLENESQPKVVNQNLPLPILLINGVVPYALQVDSLLGSREIVVKALGPQFASVMGVSGGTILGDGSVVIILDLPAMIRSQTSLEYQQAKLLDARMAEQRHEQAARAPRVLVVDDSVTVRKVTTRLLERHGLEVFTASDGVDAMATLQDHHPDLMLLDIEMPRMDGFEVASLVRHDERLKSIPIIMITSRTGDKHRDRAMAIGVNEYLGKPFQEELLLATMNRLLGREGN; encoded by the coding sequence ATGAGTCAGGATTACATCGCCCTGGAATGGGTGAAAGGGGAAATCCAGGAAACACTCCAGCAAGCCCAGCAATCACTGGAAGCTTATGGTGAAAACCCCCAGGACAACAGCAGACTGAAGTTCTGCTTCAGTTACCTGCATCAGGTTCATGGCACGCTCCAGATGGTGGAGTTTTATGGTGCCGCCTTGTTGGCAGAGGAAATGGAAGCGGTTGCGGCTGCGCTGGCGGATGGTCAGCTCAGAAATGAACGAGATGGTCTGGAAGTACTGATGCAGGCCATTATTCAGCTGCCCCACTATCTGGATCACATCCAGGTTGGTCGACGAGACCTTCCTGTTGTATTACTCCCTATCCTGAATGAACTGCGCTCCGCTCGCGGGGAAAACCTGCTGTCTGAAACCGCACTCTTCAGCCCTCGGATGCAACGCCGGGCGGTATTGACACCGGCGCAGCTTGCACGTTTTACCAATGCCGATTTTCAGCAATGGATTCGCAAGGTTCGTCAGATGTTGCAGGCGGCAACATCGCAGTTACTACAGAATAAAAAACCCGAGGTCGCCAAGGAATATCTGCTGAAAGTTTTCAGTCGGTTACACAATGCGCTCGGGCATACGCCGTTTGGTGTGGTTTGGCAGCCAGCGATGGCGTTCAGTGAGTGGTTGATTGGCCAGCAACATATGCCCGCCAGCGCCAAGATGCTGTTGCGTGAACTGGATCATATGCTGAAAAACCTGATCGCCGATGGCGAGCGGGTGCTTAATCAGGCGGCGTCAGATGAGCTGGTCAAAAACCTGCTGTTTTATGTCGCCCGAACCAGTGTCCAGGGTGATGCTATCGCCGCTGTACAGGAAGCATTTCAGCTGGATGCTGCGTTGCCGACAGAAGATGAAATTCAGCGCGAAAGAGATGCTCTTTCAGGCCCTGACCGGGATACGGTTGGCCAGGTTCTGACGGCATTGGCTGAAGAAATTACGGCGATCAAGGATAAGCTTGACTTTGCTATGCGTGACGGCAGTGGCAGTGTTGAATCTTTGCAACTGGTGTTGCCTGCAGCGAAACAAGTCAGTGACACCATGGGGATGCTGGGCCTGGGAGCGCCACGGCTAGTGATACAAGAACAACTGTCGGTTCTTGAAGAGATGCAACAATGTGGTGCTCTTGATAACACTCGTTTGTTTGATGTGGCGGGTGCCTTGTTGTTTGTTGAGGCTACGCTGTCCGGAATGATTCGGGAAGGCAATCTGGAAGACAGTGGTGAAACCGGTGCCCTGACAGATGCCCAGAAGGCTGTTTTGCGTGAAGCCCGCAACGTTCTTGAGCAGGTTAAGGACGCGATCATTGCGTACGTTGGTAATCAGTGGAATACCAACGAGTTGCGCGACGTTCCTGGTCTGCTGCATTCAATCGCCGGTTCGCTGCGTATGGTGCCGCTGCCTGATGTGGCCGAAATACTTCATGTTGCTGCGCCATTTGTTGAACATCTGATCGAGTCTGGAGCGCGTTCTGACTGGACAACGCTAGACAGCTTTGCTGATGTGCTATCGGGTGTAGAGTATTTTATTGAACGCTATACCGATAATCCACACAGCTCTGGTGACGATATTCTCCAACGCGTGTGGGTATCGCTTGAAAGTATCACGGGTGTTCGTGCCGCTGCGGTGGTTGAGGCTGACGCTGAAAAGGCGCGCCTGGCCGAAACAGCACCGTCGGCACTCCCGGATGAAAGCGCTCCGTTTGAAGAAAGTGCTGTACTGGCTGCGACAGATGCCAATACTGTTGAGCCAGAGCCAGAGCCAGAGCCAGAGCCAGAGCCAGAGCCAGAGCCAGAGCCAGAGCCAGAGCCAGAGCCAGAGCCAGAGCCAGAGCCAGAGCCAGAGCCAGAGCCAGAGCCAGAGCCAGAGCCAGAGCCAGAGCCAGAGCCAGAGCTGCAAATAACGTCAGCGCCGGAAGCAGACAAGGATGACCTGACGGCCAGTACTTCACTAAATGACACCGAAGATGCCGACGTCGTTAACGACGTCGGCATGAAGAGTACGCCTGCTGCGGTGGTGGGTGTTGAACTCGGTACTGCAGCCAAACGGTCTTTGCTTCCACCGGCTCCTGTATCGGTGGCAGATCTTATTGTTAATGATGTTGATGATCTTATCGACGATGAGATTATTGAAATCTTCCTGGAAGAAGCAGAAGAAGTTACCGAAACCCTGAAAGAATACTGGCCTCAGTACAAACGGGATATCTCCGATGCTGAAGCGCTAACGACTGTCAGGCGTGCGTTCCATACTCTCAAAGGGAGTGGACGCATGGTTCAGGCACTGATTATTGGCGAGTTGGCCTGGTCGATTGAAAACATGTTCAATCGGGTGATCGACAAGACCATTTCAACCAGTGATAACCTGATTGATATTGTTGAGCATGTAATGAGTGTGTTGCCAGCACTGATTGATGACTTCCGCCAACGTGGTGGGCCCAGTATCGATACTCAACCGTTGATGGACTATGCCTATGCCTTGGCTGCAGGAATGGCGGTGCCAGACCTGGCTGAAGTCCTTGGCACAACATCGACTACAGTAGAACAGCTGTCAGATGTTGGCCATGAACCGGATGACGACAGTGCCTTACTGGAAGTATTTGTACAGGAAGCGAATGGCCATCTGGATACGGTAAATGAATTTATTGCCGAATCCCGCTTGCATCATTTTGAAAATCCGCTTGGCGACCGGGTTCAGCGTGCTCTGCATACCCTCAAGGGCAGTGCCCATATGGCGGGTATCAGTGCCATTGCCAATCTTGCTGCGCCGCTCGAACGCCTGTTCAAGGAATTACGTGCCTACCAGGTGAGTAACAGTGAGTTGCTGGTCGATCTGATCACCGCTGGAACAGCATTGATAGCGACTGCCTTGCAGAACAAGGCCGGACTGCACCGTAATCTGACCGAAGAAGAACAAGGCTATCTTCACCGCATTGAAGATGTTGAAAAGTCGTTGCTAGCGGCACTGCTGCTGGATGATGGTGCGATCATCAAGACTCCCAATCCTCAGGCTATTTCGCAATTTCTGGCGAATGGCATGGATTCTCTGCTGGAGGCTGATTTATTACTTAGAAAGTGGCAGCAGACCGGTGACTTTGGTGTGCTTGATGCCCTGTGTAATGATCTTGTTGAAGTCGCCGATGGTGCAGACCAGGCGGAACAACCACGCATTCATGAGTTGGCGACAGGGCTGCACGGTTTTTACCAACAGGCCAGTAAAGCCGGGGCGGAAACCCAGGCCGCAGAGCAAAATAACTGGGCTGAACTGGCGATGGAAGGTCAGGAGCAACTGTTAAACATGATGGACTGCCTGGCCGCTGGTCAGGTACTGGAGCGGCCGATTATTCTTGACCGGATTTTAGGCGTTACCCATCTGCTGGAAGCCTGGCTGACTGATGCTGCTGGAGCAGAGGGTGATGGTGACAACGCCCCTTTTGGTGAAGCGCCGGTCTTGTCTGAGGGAGATATCCCTTCCGCTGATGCGATTCCCGTTTTATCAGTAACGGCTGCGTTCGAAGCAGATACCGATACGGTCGAAAATGAGGCAGTAGACGCCGTGCCTCCGGCCCCGTTTGAATGGGATGTTGTTGAAACTGAAATCGATTTTCAGGCAGAGGAAGAAAAGAGCGATGCCGTTGAAGACAGCAGGATTATTGCTGATGTATCGGACGAGATTGAAATACAGCTGCCTGAAAGCGACGTAAGCAATGTTGCGGATCTGGAGATTGAATTTGTTCTCGACGAGCCAGACGTCGCAGAAGATATAACTGCTGTTGTTAATGCTGATGATACGAAAGAGGCAGGTTTTGAAGTCGAGTGGGTATCAACGGATGCCGCTTCCAGGGAAGAGCCGGCTGACGAAGAATTACCGTTACTGTCCGCTGAACCTTTTGTGCCGCAGCGTCTGGATGTTGATGGGCCGGAAGTGGATTTCAGTGATCTCGGAAGTGCTTTTGAGCTGGATGATCCGGTCCGTGAAGAGCATCGGGAAGCGTTTGATAACCCGGAGACAACGGATACCAAAGATCTTGTTGAGACACCAGAGGCAGAGGATAGCCTATCTTTGCCGGATGTGTCCGACAGCGCTGCAGAATGGCAATTACCGCCAGAAAATCTGGCGGTAGAACATGAACTGCAGAAAAGTATCGAGTCCTTGGGAGAATCGTACCCGGAACAGGATCTTGAAACACTGCTGAGCAGCGTCCCTGTTGTTGATGACACCTTTGCCGAGTTATTAAGTAACAATGACATTGTCGATGACGAGCAATTTGAGCTTGAGGCGCCTATTGATTTGCCTGAAGTAGAGGAGCCAGCAACAGACCATGACCATGGCCTGCTGCAGGGGAGCGCGGACGGTAATGACGGCAATAATGACGGCCATATTGTTGCGGAGCATGATCTGCGGCAGTTGGACGACTCAATAACAATTCCAGAATCTGAGTCGACCGTAACTAGCCCGCTGACGGCTGCAGCACCGGAATGGATCGTCGAAGATGTTCCGCCAGCCATGCTGGTTGATGACGGCAGCGAAGAAATTCTCGAAATCTTTCTGGAAGAAGCCGAAGAAATTATTGAATCCGTTGACCGGGTTCTGGGGGATTGGCGCACCGCGCCTGATAACCTGGTCAACGTGGCGCATTTGCAACGGGATCTTCACACCCTCAAGGGTGGCGCTCGGATGGCTGAGCAGGCAGAAGTAGCCGAGCTGTGCCATGATCTCGAAACACTGTACGAACGGATCAACAATGGTCGCCTGGGGGTAGAGCCGGGGTTGTTTACCCTGTTGCAGGCAGCCCATGATGATCTGGGTGGCCAATTGGACAGCATTCGTCATGCTCAAGTGCCCCGGTCAGCAGACAGTATCCTGCTTTCCCTGAAAGCGTATATGCAGGGGGAAGTGGTACACGACCCAAATGCATCCGATGTCACTGAGGCTGGGGCGCTGGAGGATCTTGATGATTCTGCGGTTGCCGTTGATCTGGTCAAGTCCGAATCGCTGGACGAAAGTGACCGGGAAATTCTTGAGATATTTCTGGACGAAGCTGCCGAGCTGTATGAAGCGCTGGATCAGGCGGTGCAGGAGTGGGAAAAAACACCGACCAACATGGAGCCTGCGAACGAAGCTCAGCGCGTATTGCATACTTTCAAAGGCGGTGCACGTCTTGCTGGTCTGGTGGCTATCGGCGATCAGGCGCATGAATTTGAAAGTCGTATCCTGCGGGTGCAGCAAGGGTACCTGAATGCGGATCCGGAGTTCTTCAAATCTGCCTATCAGGAGCAGGATGCTCTGGCCCGACAGATCGAACGAATTGGTACCATGCTGCAATCGGGCGAAATGGTATTGCTTGGCGACACCAGTGTTGAGTCGGCACCGCTGGATCAGTGGTCTGACAATCCATCTGTGGAAAAGTGGTTTGCCAACCCTGAATTGGACGATGCGGAAGCGGACGAAGCGGATCAGAAGTCCGTGTCAGCAGCGGTAAAAGCCGAGGATGATGATCCTGGAATTGAAGAACACCCTGCGCCAGAGTCAGCTCCTGTCCCTGTCCCTGTCCCTGTAGCAAGCGCAAGCGCCGAACCCACAGCCAGTAATGTGGTGCCGCTACGTACGACAATGGCTCCGGTAACAGCGGCGGCTGTGCCAGCGTCGGTTGCCGAAGCCGCGCAACAGGTTGCAGCGCGGCGTGCGCCTCAAGAACTGGTCAAGGTCTCAGCCGATTTGCTGGATGATTTGGTCAACCTCGCCGGTGAAACCTCAATTGGTCGTGGTCGTCTGGAACAACAGGTGACTGACTTCTCTCATACGCTGGAAGAAATGGAAGGTACGCTGGATCGTTTGCGCGACCAGTTACGCCGTCTGGATATCGAAACCGAAGCCCAGGTGTTATTTCGTCAAGAGCGCCATGGCCCGGAATACGAAGACTTTGACCCGCTGGAAATGGATCGTTATTCCACGATTCAACAGCTGTCACGTGCCCTGATTGAATCCGCCTCGGATTTGCTTGATATCAAGGACACGCTGTCAAATAAAACCCGTGATGCGGAAACCTTGCTGCTACAACAGAGCCGGGTAAACACCGAATTGCAGGAAGGTTTGATGAAGACGCGGATGGTGCCTTTTCAGCGCCTGGTTCCGCGGTTACGCCGGATTGTGCGGCAGGTGAGTCTGGAACTCGACAAACAGGTCGAATTCCGGGTCTTGAATGCTGAAGGCGAGCTCGACCGTACCATTCTTGAACGGATGATTTCTCCGCTTGAGCATATGGTGCGTAACGCCGTTGACCACGGTATAGAATCACTCGAAGACCGTCGTGTGGCGGGCAAGCCGGATATTGGTACCATTGATCTGGCCGTCAGCCGCGAAGGCAGCGACGTTGTACTGACTTTGCGTGATGATGGTAAAGGTATTAACCGTGAAGCCGTTCGAGCCAAGGCGATTGAGCGTGGTTTACTGGCGCAAGATGCACGGGTATCCGATCACGACCTGTTGCAGTTTATTCTGCAGGCTGGCTTCTCGACGGCGAAAAATGTCACCCAGATTTCCGGGCGTGGCGTGGGTTTGGACGTTGTCAGTACTGAAATCAAACAAATGGGTGGTACGGTCGAAATTCTCTCTGAAGAGGGGGCCGGTACACGCTTTGTTGTCCGTTTACCATTCACTGTATCGGTTAACCGGGCGCTGATGGTTCGGATTGGTGACGATTTGTACGCGATCCCTCTGAATAATATTCAGGGCATTGTCAGGGCATCAGGTAATGAGCTGCAGGGCTACTACCAGTTACCGTCACAAGACCGGCAGTACCAATATTCCGGGCAGGATTATCGCCTGGAGTATCTTGGTGTCATGCTCGAAAATGAATCCCAGCCCAAGGTTGTGAATCAGAACCTGCCGTTGCCCATTTTGTTGATTAACGGGGTTGTGCCGTATGCCTTACAGGTTGATTCACTCCTGGGCAGCCGTGAAATCGTGGTAAAGGCCTTGGGTCCCCAGTTTGCTTCTGTTATGGGAGTATCAGGCGGAACCATTCTGGGTGACGGTAGCGTGGTGATTATTCTTGACCTGCCCGCCATGATTCGGAGTCAGACGTCGCTGGAATATCAGCAGGCGAAACTGCTTGATGCCAGAATGGCTGAGCAACGTCATGAGCAGGCGGCCAGGGCCCCTCGGGTGCTGGTAGTGGATGATTCGGTAACGGTACGCAAGGTAACCACGCGGCTACTGGAACGTCATGGTCTGGAGGTGTTTACCGCCAGTGACGGAGTGGACGCGATGGCGACGTTGCAGGATCATCATCCGGATCTGATGTTGCTGGATATAGAAATGCCGCGCATGGACGGTTTTGAGGTCGCCTCACTGGTACGCCACGATGAACGTCTGAAATCGATCCCGATTATCATGATTACATCCCGTACCGGAGACAAACACCGTGATCGGGCGATGGCGATCGGTGTGAATGAATATCTGGGCAAGCCTTTCCAGGAAGAGTTGCTGCTGGCAACCATGAATCGGCTGTTGGGGCGTGAGGGTAACTAG
- a CDS encoding chemotaxis protein CheW: MSQTPASIEQPGQVECLMMQLHDRQLLLPNVTVAEIIPFSQLMTTNSSVNWVIGSIQWRGVGIPVICYELLNGTAAPRPSPSARFAVINGVGRHTGMPFFGMLVQGIPKLNKVLESDIQQVDAVMGMGAMDQMAISVDGESAFIPDLEQIEAHLLAVL; the protein is encoded by the coding sequence ATGAGCCAGACACCTGCCAGCATTGAACAACCCGGTCAGGTTGAGTGCCTGATGATGCAGCTGCACGACCGACAGTTATTGCTTCCTAACGTGACAGTCGCTGAGATTATCCCTTTTTCTCAGTTAATGACCACGAACTCCAGTGTCAACTGGGTCATTGGCAGTATTCAGTGGCGCGGGGTTGGTATACCGGTTATTTGCTACGAATTACTTAATGGAACGGCCGCACCACGTCCAAGCCCCAGTGCCCGTTTTGCCGTGATTAACGGTGTTGGTCGTCATACCGGGATGCCATTTTTCGGCATGCTGGTGCAAGGCATTCCAAAACTCAACAAGGTACTGGAATCGGATATTCAACAGGTTGATGCGGTAATGGGAATGGGGGCGATGGATCAGATGGCCATCAGTGTTGATGGCGAATCCGCGTTTATTCCTGATCTTGAACAGATAGAGGCTCACTTGTTGGCTGTGCTGTGA